One Halanaerobium hydrogeniformans genomic window, AAACTTAGATTTGGTACAATTGATACCTGGTTAATCTGGAAACTTACAGGTGGAAATGTACATGTTACTGATTATACTAATGCTTCACGTACATTAATTTATAACATTAAAGAACTTAAATGGGACGATGAATTATTAGGTTTCTTAGATGTACCTCGTTCAATGCTTCCAGAAGTTAAAGCTTCAAGTGAAGTTTATGGTAATACAGTTGACTTCCATTTCTTCGGCGAAGAAGTACCAATTGCTGGTATTGCTGGAGATCAACAGGCAGCTACATTTGGTCAGGTATGTTATGAAAAAGGTATGGCTAAGAATACTTATGGTACAGGTTGCTTTATGCTCATGAATACTGGTGAAGAAGCAGTTGCATCTGAAAATGGATTATTAACTACAATTGCTTATGGTATTGATGGTAAAGTTAACTATGCACTTGAAGGTTCTATCTTTATTGCTGGTGCAGCTATTCAGTGGTTAAGAGACGAATTGAAAATAATAGATAAAGCTCCTGATTCAGAATACTTTGCTAATAAAGTTGAAGACACTGGTGGAGTTTATGTAGTACCTGCTTTTGCTGGTTTAGGTGCTCCATACTGGGATATGTATGCACGTGGTACAATTGTTGGATTAACAAGAGGTACTTCTAAAGAACATTTAATCCGTGCAACATTAGAATCTATTGCTTATCAAACAAGAGATGTATTGGAAGCTATGGAAGCAGATTCTGGCATAGAACTTAAGACTCTTCGTGTAGACGGTGGAGCTGCTATGAATGACTTCTTAATGAACTTCCAGGCAGATATCCTTGGTGTTGAAGTAGAAAGACCAAAAGTTAATGAAACTACTGCTTTAGGTGCTGCTTATCTTGCTGGTTTAGCTGTTGGATTCTGGGACAACAAAGAAGAGCTCGTTGCTAAGTGGGATAGAGATGCTTTATTTGTTCCTAAGATGGCTGAAGAGAAGAAAGAAAAATTATATGCAGGCTGGAAAAAAGCTGTAGAAAGAGCAAAAGATTGGTCTGACGAATAAAAAAATAATATAAAGTTACTATTATATTATTGGACATAGAAAATTAGAAAGCCCAATCCAGACAGCATATTTTTTATGGTGTCTGGTTGGGTTTTATTTA contains:
- the glpK gene encoding glycerol kinase GlpK: MENYVLAIDQGTTSSRAMIFDHDGQVVSVAQKEFTQYFPKPGWVEHDPDEIWGTTLGVIADALGKKNIKPSQIISIGITNQRETTVVWDAETGEPIHNAIVWQDRRTASICDDLKDAGHEQTIKDKTGLVVDAYFSGTKIKWMLDNVEGAREKADAGKLRFGTIDTWLIWKLTGGNVHVTDYTNASRTLIYNIKELKWDDELLGFLDVPRSMLPEVKASSEVYGNTVDFHFFGEEVPIAGIAGDQQAATFGQVCYEKGMAKNTYGTGCFMLMNTGEEAVASENGLLTTIAYGIDGKVNYALEGSIFIAGAAIQWLRDELKIIDKAPDSEYFANKVEDTGGVYVVPAFAGLGAPYWDMYARGTIVGLTRGTSKEHLIRATLESIAYQTRDVLEAMEADSGIELKTLRVDGGAAMNDFLMNFQADILGVEVERPKVNETTALGAAYLAGLAVGFWDNKEELVAKWDRDALFVPKMAEEKKEKLYAGWKKAVERAKDWSDE